One genomic region from Pseudoduganella lutea encodes:
- a CDS encoding exo-rhamnogalacturonan lyase family protein: MTTSPLSRRRFLQSATATSILASLPGFSQAITANTGGKSAPVTDTALRWLDGKAPARFDGATLGVPWPRGTLRLPANRTLHFTLGVGAPAMQSWPLAYWPDGSLKWTAHAIAGGTPAAGWNLNAGASAGGTVSVKRSTGQVVVTAGDVVWTVPTTGEHLVASAVRAGRVTMQNLKLVALRQDGPDPETAGSVARQPFTSKVTGVTVEQSGPVRAVLKLDGTHSADGRDWLPFSVRLYFYAGSDSVRIVHSFIYDGAPERDFIRGLGVTAQVPMTNESHDRHVRFAGEGVGIWGEAVRPVTGLRRDPGQAYKDAQVAGRALPPLAGMAKPVQEGLQWIPEWGDFSLAQLAPDGFTLKKRTKPGRAWIDANAGTRAKGLVYAGGAAGGVVLGLKDFWQRAPVQLAVRNAATPMADVTAWLWSPSAPAMDMRSYRGEDGMDTHAEQIAGLNITYEDYEAGWDAATGVARTSELLLWVTGGTPSHATLSAMAEQVANPARLVLAPQRIHQCGVFGDWDPVDTGTPARRLIEDRLTVQLDQYLREVEQHRWYGFWHYGDVMHSYDTDRHMWRYDIGGYAWDNSELSTDLWLWYSYLRTGRADLFRLAEAMTRHTGEVDVYHLGRFKGFGTRHGVQHWSDSSKQPRVSNAAYRRIYYFLTADERVGDLMRELLGSDAGLANVDISRKLRKQAGAPKSEFIDASFGTVWGSLVAAWLAEWERTGDTRWRDRIVAGMRSIAALERQWFAAGAPYDHRTGTFRGPGDKASFSNLNGVFGVVEMNAELLTLVDEPAYRKAWIQYCRTYNAPKEDIVALLGRDPGGRGMSDTNSRMTAYAAYQLRDRALALRGWREFFQSDWLKNGPARPHRIDGPAVLRPLAELSGISTNGSAQWGLAAIQHLALGGDSLDEAARAAGLVP, from the coding sequence ATGACGACCAGCCCCCTGTCACGCCGGCGCTTCCTGCAATCGGCCACGGCCACCTCCATCCTGGCCTCGCTGCCCGGGTTTTCCCAGGCCATCACGGCGAACACGGGGGGTAAATCCGCTCCCGTCACCGATACCGCGCTGCGCTGGCTCGACGGCAAGGCGCCGGCCCGCTTCGATGGCGCCACGCTGGGCGTGCCCTGGCCGCGCGGCACGCTGCGACTGCCGGCAAACAGGACGCTGCATTTCACGCTCGGCGTCGGCGCGCCGGCCATGCAATCGTGGCCGCTGGCGTACTGGCCGGACGGCTCCCTGAAATGGACGGCCCATGCGATTGCCGGCGGTACGCCCGCCGCTGGCTGGAACCTGAACGCGGGCGCTTCCGCCGGCGGCACCGTCTCCGTGAAACGGTCGACGGGCCAGGTCGTGGTCACCGCCGGCGATGTCGTGTGGACCGTGCCGACGACCGGCGAACACCTGGTGGCCAGCGCGGTCCGGGCCGGCAGGGTGACGATGCAGAACCTGAAGCTGGTGGCGCTGCGCCAGGACGGGCCGGACCCGGAAACCGCCGGCAGCGTGGCGCGCCAGCCGTTCACCAGCAAGGTGACGGGTGTGACGGTCGAACAATCGGGGCCCGTGCGCGCGGTGCTGAAGCTCGATGGCACGCACTCGGCCGATGGCCGCGACTGGCTGCCGTTCTCCGTGCGCCTGTATTTCTACGCCGGGTCGGACAGCGTGCGCATCGTCCATTCCTTCATCTACGATGGCGCGCCGGAGCGCGATTTCATCCGCGGCCTTGGCGTGACGGCGCAGGTGCCGATGACGAACGAATCCCATGACCGCCACGTCCGCTTCGCCGGCGAAGGTGTCGGCATCTGGGGCGAGGCCGTGCGGCCGGTCACGGGGCTTCGGCGCGATCCGGGCCAGGCATACAAGGATGCCCAGGTGGCGGGCCGGGCGCTGCCGCCGCTGGCCGGCATGGCGAAGCCCGTGCAGGAGGGCTTGCAATGGATTCCCGAGTGGGGCGATTTTTCGCTGGCGCAGCTCGCGCCCGACGGGTTTACATTGAAGAAGCGCACGAAGCCGGGGCGCGCATGGATCGACGCGAACGCCGGTACGCGCGCAAAGGGGCTCGTGTATGCGGGTGGCGCCGCGGGCGGCGTGGTGCTGGGCCTGAAGGATTTCTGGCAGCGCGCGCCGGTGCAACTGGCCGTGCGCAACGCCGCCACGCCGATGGCGGACGTGACGGCCTGGCTGTGGTCACCCTCGGCACCGGCGATGGACATGCGCTCCTACCGCGGCGAGGATGGCATGGACACGCACGCCGAGCAGATCGCCGGCCTGAACATCACCTACGAAGACTACGAGGCGGGCTGGGATGCCGCCACCGGCGTGGCGCGCACGTCGGAGTTGCTGCTGTGGGTCACGGGCGGCACGCCGTCGCATGCCACGCTGTCGGCGATGGCGGAGCAGGTGGCCAATCCGGCGCGGCTCGTGCTGGCGCCACAGCGCATCCATCAATGCGGCGTGTTCGGGGACTGGGACCCGGTCGATACCGGCACGCCGGCGCGCCGGCTGATCGAGGACAGGCTCACCGTGCAGCTGGACCAGTACCTGCGCGAGGTGGAACAGCACCGCTGGTACGGCTTCTGGCACTACGGCGATGTGATGCATTCGTATGACACCGACCGCCACATGTGGCGCTACGACATCGGCGGCTATGCATGGGACAACTCCGAGCTGTCGACCGACCTGTGGCTGTGGTACAGCTACCTGCGCACGGGCCGCGCCGACCTGTTCCGCCTGGCCGAAGCGATGACGCGGCACACGGGCGAAGTGGACGTGTACCACCTGGGCCGCTTCAAGGGCTTCGGCACGCGGCACGGCGTGCAGCACTGGTCCGATTCGTCGAAGCAGCCGCGCGTGTCGAACGCCGCCTACCGGCGCATCTATTACTTTCTCACGGCTGATGAGCGCGTCGGCGACCTGATGCGCGAACTGCTCGGTTCCGACGCTGGTCTCGCCAACGTGGACATCTCGCGCAAGCTGCGAAAGCAGGCTGGCGCGCCCAAGAGCGAATTCATCGACGCGTCGTTCGGCACCGTGTGGGGTTCGCTGGTTGCGGCCTGGCTGGCCGAGTGGGAACGCACGGGCGACACGCGGTGGCGCGACAGGATCGTGGCAGGCATGCGCAGCATCGCGGCACTGGAGCGGCAGTGGTTCGCCGCGGGCGCGCCGTACGACCACAGGACCGGCACCTTCCGGGGCCCCGGCGACAAGGCCAGCTTCTCGAACCTGAACGGCGTGTTCGGCGTGGTGGAAATGAACGCCGAGCTGCTCACGCTGGTCGACGAACCGGCCTACCGCAAGGCGTGGATCCAGTACTGCCGCACGTACAACGCGCCGAAAGAGGACATCGTCGCGTTGCTGGGGCGCGATCCGGGCGGGCGCGGCATGAGCGACACGAATTCGCGGATGACGGCCTATGCCGCCTACCAGTTGCGCGACCGCGCGCTGGCCCTGCGCGGCTGGCGCGAATTCTTCCAGAGCGACTGGCTGAAGAATGGCCCCGCGCGCCCGCACCGCATCGACGGGCCGGCCGTGCTGCGCCCACTGGCCGAGCTGTCCGGCATCAGTACGAACGGCTCCGCGCAATGGGGGCTCGCCGCGATCCAGCATCTGG
- a CDS encoding glycoside hydrolase family 2 TIM barrel-domain containing protein — translation MPLLPTARHLPLSIAISLALLSCHATAEQRSLSQGWLFQKGAAPGAEQAAFDDAGWRKVAVPHDFSIMDKPDGTPPFDAKAVGGQDSGYLPGGQGWYRRHIALDAADAGRVLRLNFEAVYMDADIWFNGAHVGRHRYGYTAFTLDLTGKAKAGDNVITVRVNHVDPSSRWYAGSGLIRPATLDLLDPVHVAPDSVFASTRTASAEKGEVDVRATVVNGAAAPVKVELVSKLVAGDGGTVAQERRALAVPARGKADVAQRFMVANPKLWSPDTPDLYTLVQEVRVNGVLRDTRRTRFGIRTVTVDAERGLRINGRQYVLKGGNIHHDNYMLGAAGAPDADRRKVALMKDAGYNAVRSAHNPASQATLEAADELGMLVIDEAFDMWRKSKRDADYARFFEENWRRDIDSMVTAGRNHPSVIFWSVGNEIPEQASPEGVKTTRELAARIRQLDSTRPVTQGVNVDSPDNAPIFAGMDVAGYNYRVHLFGSDHATHPARVMYTSESTSKDAFRYWDPVGTMPWVIGDFVWTSVDYIGETGIGWMGYSKDWKELGKYPWHLAYCGEIDATGRKRPAAYYRQVIWKSGIDPVAAFVEQPAGTEDLPDREYFKDKPELDWSLHDLHQSWTWKGQEGKPLKVVVYSEHPEVELFLNGRSLGRKAVGRQTEYKADYRVQYAPGRLVAVGYRDGKAAGQWELRTAGAPAAVKLSADRRQVRANGEDLVYVTAELVDADGVPVYARDGDRKFQVTVNGAGALAGAGNGNPMDASSLQSGERSTFHGRLVAVVRAGVTAGPIDVAFAGEGLPVQRLRIDAASRSKD, via the coding sequence ATGCCTCTCCTCCCGACCGCGCGACACCTGCCCCTTTCCATTGCCATCTCGCTGGCGCTGCTTTCCTGCCATGCCACCGCCGAACAACGCAGCCTGTCGCAAGGCTGGCTGTTCCAGAAAGGCGCGGCGCCGGGCGCGGAGCAGGCGGCCTTCGACGATGCCGGGTGGCGCAAGGTCGCGGTGCCGCACGATTTCTCCATCATGGACAAGCCCGATGGCACGCCACCGTTCGACGCGAAAGCGGTGGGCGGCCAGGATTCGGGCTACCTGCCGGGCGGGCAGGGCTGGTACCGCAGGCACATCGCGCTGGATGCCGCTGACGCGGGGCGCGTGCTGCGCCTGAACTTCGAAGCCGTGTACATGGATGCCGACATCTGGTTCAACGGCGCGCACGTGGGCAGGCACCGCTACGGCTACACGGCATTCACGCTGGACCTGACGGGCAAGGCCAAGGCGGGCGACAACGTCATCACGGTGCGTGTGAACCATGTCGACCCGTCGTCGCGCTGGTATGCGGGATCGGGCCTGATCCGGCCCGCCACCCTCGACCTGCTCGATCCGGTGCACGTGGCGCCGGACAGCGTGTTCGCCAGCACGCGCACCGCATCGGCGGAGAAGGGCGAAGTGGATGTGCGGGCGACCGTTGTCAATGGCGCCGCGGCGCCCGTGAAGGTCGAGCTGGTATCGAAGCTGGTGGCGGGCGACGGCGGCACGGTGGCGCAGGAACGCCGCGCGCTGGCGGTGCCCGCGCGCGGCAAGGCCGACGTGGCGCAGCGCTTCATGGTGGCGAACCCGAAATTGTGGTCGCCCGATACGCCGGACCTGTACACGCTGGTGCAGGAGGTGCGCGTCAATGGCGTGCTGCGCGATACGCGCCGCACCCGCTTCGGCATCCGCACGGTCACGGTCGACGCGGAACGGGGCTTGCGCATCAACGGCAGGCAGTATGTGCTCAAGGGCGGCAACATCCATCACGACAACTACATGCTGGGTGCGGCCGGCGCGCCGGATGCGGACAGGCGCAAGGTCGCGCTGATGAAGGATGCCGGCTACAACGCCGTTCGCAGCGCGCACAACCCGGCCAGCCAGGCCACGCTGGAAGCGGCCGACGAACTGGGCATGCTCGTCATCGACGAGGCCTTCGACATGTGGCGCAAATCGAAGCGCGATGCCGACTACGCGCGCTTCTTCGAGGAGAACTGGCGGCGCGACATCGACAGCATGGTGACCGCCGGGCGCAACCACCCGAGCGTGATCTTCTGGAGCGTGGGGAACGAGATTCCGGAGCAGGCCAGCCCCGAAGGCGTGAAGACGACACGCGAGCTGGCGGCCCGCATCCGCCAGCTCGATTCCACGCGGCCGGTCACGCAGGGCGTCAATGTGGACAGCCCGGACAACGCGCCGATCTTCGCCGGGATGGACGTGGCGGGCTACAACTACCGCGTGCACCTGTTCGGCAGCGACCATGCCACGCATCCGGCGCGCGTGATGTACACGTCGGAATCGACGTCGAAGGATGCGTTCCGCTATTGGGACCCTGTGGGCACGATGCCCTGGGTGATCGGCGACTTCGTGTGGACGTCGGTCGACTACATCGGCGAGACGGGCATCGGCTGGATGGGGTATTCGAAGGACTGGAAGGAACTCGGCAAGTATCCGTGGCACCTGGCCTACTGCGGCGAAATCGATGCGACCGGCCGCAAGCGCCCGGCCGCCTACTACCGGCAGGTGATCTGGAAATCCGGCATCGATCCGGTGGCCGCGTTCGTCGAGCAGCCGGCCGGCACGGAAGACCTGCCGGACCGCGAGTATTTCAAGGACAAGCCAGAACTGGACTGGTCGCTGCACGACCTGCACCAGAGCTGGACATGGAAGGGACAGGAAGGCAAGCCGTTGAAGGTGGTCGTGTATTCGGAGCACCCGGAAGTGGAGCTGTTCCTGAACGGGCGCAGCCTGGGGCGAAAGGCTGTCGGGCGCCAGACCGAGTACAAGGCCGACTACCGCGTCCAGTACGCGCCGGGCCGGCTGGTGGCCGTGGGCTACCGCGACGGCAAGGCGGCAGGGCAGTGGGAGCTGCGCACCGCTGGCGCGCCGGCCGCCGTGAAGCTGTCGGCCGATCGCCGCCAGGTGCGGGCCAATGGCGAGGATCTTGTCTACGTGACGGCGGAGCTGGTCGACGCGGACGGCGTGCCCGTGTACGCGCGCGATGGGGATCGCAAGTTCCAGGTCACCGTCAACGGTGCCGGTGCGCTGGCGGGGGCCGGCAACGGCAATCCGATGGACGCTTCGAGCCTGCAGTCCGGCGAGCGGAGCACGTTCCATGGGCGCCTCGTTGCCGTCGTGCGGGCGGGCGTGACGGCCGGACCGATCGACGTGGCGTTTGCCGGCGAGGGCTTGCCGGTGCAACGTCTGCGGATCGACGCGGCCAGCCGATCGAAGGATTGA
- a CDS encoding TonB-dependent receptor, with product MKTSTDKRREIRLTALALAAAALASSAAAQQAPATTPANEAPTVVTVTGFRASLDSALNAKKNSDGILDVIKAEDIAKFPDANLAESLQRVPGVSLARGEGGEGRQITVRGLNAGFTRVRINGIEGMSMTGASDINGNSNRGRGFDFSVFASELFNSLEVRKTSEAAVEEGSLGATVDLRTGRPFDFKGRTISFGVQESWNSVSRKTQPRFTGLLSDRWDTRFGKFGALVSAAHSKRRAVEEGYEAVDLYPASFDGGFCSPAGSAPQVPGNDAVKGVDAANCGFGVPRTSNPAEYAEVMAKTDNFGGTVASPLAGSGAFAPRIPRYRRSQTDYERTGITSSFQWRPAPGTDINLDLMYGAFKNTRYDNYIGAISFGRSLAAANGKPQTSILEAEFDDKGSWTYGRFNGVDVRTEGLMDVYETKFRQNVLSASHRITDTLKVDFLHGMSNTNLDNPMRATVMFDAPNVNGFSFDFRNNRNVPTLNYGIDVADPNSFTFARTEPNGTWHGQFFGRYLQSDNKLKTTAVNLAWEASDRLTLRTGLSARKNAYGLYEVGNGSDGGLALPAGVGMNDISRQIGGFGRGLGGAGVPTSWAAVDLDKLLAVHNIECHCAEVPGSLFNTATPGVTRITEDIDAAYGMLDFNYDFWGIGWRGNAGVRGVDTKSTSMTLQTIGGQLQPITVVKKYRDWLPALNLTAQLPKDVFLRFSAGKTLARPEYGDLRPTASVNHQFQTVSVGNAQLDPIRARTYDLQAEWYYDRNAMISLGFFRKEIKSFIQNVQQREVYSALGLPNELLTEGGCSITGGLPACIVQPDSTVVVNRKFNTPGGPLNGLEFNLQAPFNFLPGIGKNFGLLANYTRVKSKINYIVRPDNLTTAPNEFIGDTADFIGLSPRAHNITLYYDDPKFSARVSAAHRSSYIQAVLGDINGHDYTRVNGMTNIDFSLSYNVTPSLRLSIEGQNLTDEALRYGRDSVRNDTLLYVHSGRSFVLGANYKF from the coding sequence ATGAAAACATCGACAGACAAGCGCCGCGAGATCCGGCTGACCGCACTGGCACTGGCCGCCGCCGCGCTGGCATCGTCCGCCGCCGCACAGCAGGCGCCCGCCACCACCCCGGCCAATGAAGCGCCGACCGTGGTCACCGTGACCGGCTTCCGCGCCAGCCTGGACAGCGCGCTGAACGCCAAGAAGAATTCCGACGGCATCCTGGACGTCATCAAGGCCGAGGACATCGCCAAGTTCCCCGACGCGAACCTGGCCGAATCGCTGCAGCGCGTGCCTGGCGTGTCACTGGCCCGCGGCGAAGGCGGCGAAGGCCGCCAGATCACCGTACGCGGCCTGAACGCCGGTTTTACGCGCGTGCGCATCAACGGCATCGAAGGCATGTCGATGACCGGTGCCTCGGACATCAACGGCAATTCCAACCGCGGCCGCGGCTTCGACTTTTCCGTGTTCGCCTCGGAACTGTTCAACAGCCTCGAAGTGCGCAAGACGTCGGAAGCCGCCGTCGAGGAAGGGTCGCTGGGCGCCACCGTCGACCTGCGCACGGGCCGCCCGTTCGACTTCAAGGGCCGCACCATCAGCTTCGGCGTGCAGGAATCGTGGAACTCGGTCTCGCGCAAGACGCAGCCGCGCTTCACCGGCCTGCTGTCCGACCGCTGGGATACCCGCTTCGGCAAGTTCGGCGCGCTGGTCTCGGCGGCCCACTCGAAGCGCCGCGCGGTCGAGGAAGGCTACGAGGCGGTGGACCTGTACCCGGCCAGCTTCGACGGCGGCTTCTGTTCGCCGGCAGGCAGCGCGCCGCAAGTGCCGGGCAACGACGCCGTGAAGGGCGTCGACGCCGCCAACTGCGGCTTCGGCGTGCCGCGCACGAGCAACCCAGCCGAATACGCCGAGGTGATGGCAAAGACCGACAATTTCGGCGGCACGGTCGCCAGCCCCCTCGCCGGCTCCGGCGCCTTCGCGCCCCGCATCCCCCGCTACCGCCGCTCGCAGACGGACTATGAGCGCACCGGCATCACCAGTTCGTTCCAGTGGCGCCCGGCGCCGGGCACGGACATCAACCTGGACCTGATGTACGGCGCGTTCAAGAATACCCGCTACGACAACTACATCGGCGCCATCTCGTTCGGCCGCAGCCTGGCGGCGGCCAACGGCAAGCCGCAGACGTCGATCCTGGAAGCCGAGTTCGACGACAAGGGCAGCTGGACGTACGGTCGCTTCAACGGCGTGGACGTGCGCACCGAAGGCCTGATGGATGTGTATGAAACGAAGTTCCGCCAGAACGTGCTGTCGGCCAGCCACCGCATCACCGATACGCTGAAGGTCGATTTCCTGCACGGTATGTCGAACACGAACCTGGACAACCCGATGCGCGCGACCGTCATGTTCGACGCACCGAACGTCAACGGCTTCTCGTTCGACTTCCGCAACAACCGCAACGTGCCCACGCTGAACTACGGCATCGACGTGGCCGATCCGAACAGCTTCACGTTTGCCCGCACGGAGCCGAACGGCACGTGGCACGGCCAGTTCTTCGGCCGCTACCTGCAGTCCGACAACAAGCTCAAGACCACCGCCGTGAACCTGGCGTGGGAAGCCAGCGACCGGCTCACCTTGCGCACCGGCCTGTCCGCCCGCAAGAACGCCTACGGCCTGTACGAAGTGGGCAACGGTTCCGATGGCGGCCTGGCCCTGCCGGCCGGCGTGGGCATGAACGATATCTCGCGCCAGATCGGCGGCTTCGGCCGCGGCCTGGGCGGCGCGGGCGTGCCCACGTCGTGGGCGGCCGTGGACCTGGACAAGCTGCTGGCCGTGCACAACATCGAATGCCACTGCGCCGAGGTGCCGGGCTCGCTGTTCAACACGGCCACGCCGGGCGTGACGCGCATCACGGAGGACATCGATGCCGCCTACGGCATGCTGGACTTCAACTATGACTTCTGGGGCATCGGCTGGCGCGGCAACGCGGGCGTGCGCGGGGTCGACACGAAGTCCACGTCGATGACGCTGCAGACGATTGGCGGCCAGCTGCAGCCGATCACCGTGGTCAAGAAATACCGCGACTGGCTGCCGGCGCTGAACCTGACGGCGCAATTGCCGAAGGACGTGTTCCTGCGCTTCTCGGCCGGCAAGACGCTGGCGCGCCCGGAATACGGCGACCTGCGCCCGACGGCCAGCGTGAACCACCAGTTCCAGACTGTTTCGGTCGGCAATGCGCAGCTGGACCCGATCCGCGCCCGCACGTATGACCTGCAGGCCGAGTGGTACTACGACAGGAACGCGATGATCTCGCTGGGCTTCTTCCGCAAGGAAATCAAGTCGTTCATCCAGAACGTACAGCAGCGCGAAGTGTATTCCGCACTGGGGCTGCCGAACGAACTGCTGACCGAGGGCGGCTGCTCGATCACCGGCGGCCTGCCGGCCTGCATCGTCCAGCCGGACAGCACGGTGGTGGTGAACCGCAAGTTCAACACGCCGGGCGGCCCGCTGAACGGCCTGGAATTCAATTTGCAGGCGCCGTTCAACTTCCTGCCCGGCATCGGCAAGAATTTCGGCCTGCTGGCCAACTACACGCGCGTGAAGTCGAAGATCAACTACATCGTGCGGCCGGATAACCTGACGACGGCACCCAATGAGTTCATCGGCGACACCGCCGACTTTATCGGCCTGTCGCCACGGGCGCACAACATCACGCTGTACTACGACGATCCGAAGTTCAGCGCCCGCGTGTCGGCCGCCCACCGCTCCAGCTATATCCAGGCGGTGCTGGGCGACATCAACGGCCACGATTACACGCGCGTCAACGGCATGACGAATATCGACTTTTCCCTGTCGTACAACGTGACGCCGAGCCTGCGCCTGTCCATCGAAGGCCAGAACCTGACGGACGAGGCGCTGCGCTATGGCCGCGACTCGGTGCGCAACGATACGCTGCTGTACGTGCACTCGGGCCGCTCGTTCGTGCTGGGGGCGAACTACAAGTTCTGA